The genomic region CGCTACGGGGTATGCATTTTCAATTCCCGCCAAATGCCGAGATAAAATTCGTTCGATGCGTTCGCGGCGCCATCTATGACGTTGCGATAGATCTTCGGCCTGACTCACCGACTTACCGGCAGTGGGTGAGCGAGATTTTGTCGGCCGATAATGGCGTTGGTCTCTATGTTGCCGAGGGAATTGCTCACGGCTATCAAACGTTGACTGACGATGCGGATATCCTCTATCAAATCACACCAAAGTTTCGGCCGGGGTTTGGCCAAGGTGTTCGATGGAACGATCCAGTTTTCGGAGTGGCTTGGCCAATAAGCGATCCGATCTTGTCGGAGCGCGACGCACAATATCCCGATTATAAGCTGTGAGGGTTCTTCTTACAGGCGCAACGGGGTTCATTGGTCGCCAAGTGCTTCGTTCGCTCGTCGATGATGATATAGACGTTGTCGTAGCCTCCCGGTCACATGATCAAAAATCAGATCGCTACCGCGTCGAGGGTGTCGATCTGCTCGACAGGAGATCGGTGACGGATCTAATTTCACGGACCAAACCTACTCATTTGCTGCATTTGGCTTGGGACGTAACGCCCGGTCAGTTCTGGACGTCTCCAAACAATATTCTTTGGACGACGGCGACGCTTGAGCTCATGCGGGCATTTGCAGAAGGCGATGGCCGTCGTGCGGTTTTTGCTGGGACATGTGCAGAATATACCTGGGATCGTCCTCTGCTGGTTGAAACAGGGCCGACCGAGCCCGCAACATTCTATGGCGAAATGAAAGACGTCACGAGGCGTGGTGTCTGCGCTATCGGCAAGCGATTCGGCATCCCGACGGCATGGGGACGACTCTTCTGGCTTTATGGACCACACGAAGCGCCTGGGCGCCTCGTGTCGGATGTCGCCGCTGCACTTTTATCAGGCAGACCGGCTCTGTGTAGCGATGGCCTGCAAAAACGTGATTATCTGAACGTCGAAGACGCTGGTAGGGCATTCGTGGCTGCCCTAAAATCGGATTGGCATGGGGCTTTCAACATCGGATCTGGAAGGGCGGTGCCGGTCCGCGATATCATTTTAGAGTTGTCTCGTGAATTGAAACGCGAGGATCTTGTCAGATTGGGTGCCAAGCCGAGCAACCCCAATGATCCGCCGGAGATAACGGCGGATGTCGGAGTCCTTCGAAATGCCATTGGTTTTTCGCCCCGATATTCATTCGAAGAAGGCATTAGAGATACCGCGAACTGGTGGCGAACAAATTTTAGGTTCGCTCACGGCTGATCGGAGCTGATCGGCCCGCGGTTGAGCTCAATATAGATATTAGCGAGGGGGACGTGGTCGAAACAACGGCAAGCATCCAGAATGTTTCGGGCTTCGCCGCGGCAAAGGCGGCCAATGGATTGCGGATCCATTTGGATCCGCTTTCTGACAAAAGATTTCGTTTTGTCGATCGCATGCCGATCAAAATTAGCGGCTGGGCGATTGATCCGCGTACGAGTAGCGCAGTGAAAGTGCGTGTCCACATCGGAAAGCGGGTTCACGAAGCCGCTGCGGTTGCTCGAGACGATCTTCCAAAGGATATCGTTGTCGATAAATCGCAAAAATATGGCTTCGAAGTCGTGGCGAAAGTTCCCTTCGGTATCCACCGACTAAAAGTGGAATTTGTCGACTCCGCCGGCCGCAGCGTTTTCGAACCCTCACTTCTATTCATCCGAACGGAGTTGAAATTTCTCAGCAAGTACCGTGTGAGCCGTCGTCACAGGGCACGAGTCGAGGAATTTTTCCGAGATGCGGAGCTTGAAGAAATTCGCCGCCATATCGCGATCATGCTGGTCAGGCCCGTATTCTCGATCGTTGTTGATGCGAGGCGGAGCGCGAAGGGGCTCGATGCTACGCTACGTTCCCTCAAAGAGCAGCTCTATCAGAATTTGGAGGTGAACCTGTTGACGGCGGCTGACGATAACGCTGTCGCGGAAACTCAAGGTCTCCATATCAAACGCCTGAAGACAAACGATCTCGAGAAATTAAAGGGCGATTTTGTTATATTCATCGATAGCGGCACAGTGCTCGATCGCTACGCGACATACGAATTTGCTAGTGCGATAAATGCCTCTCCTGATCTCGATTTGATTTACGCTGATGAATCCTGGGGTAGGGGAAGGCGCAGTGAGTCCTTTATCAAACCGGATTGGAGTCCGGACTATCTCGAAACGTTCAACTACATAGGATCTTGTGCTTGCTTTCGCCTGAGCCTGGCGCGGCAATGCTTCAAATCCGGCAACGCCTACCATTTCGTGCTACGCTTCACGGAGTTGACGTCAAAGATACTCCACATTCCGAAAATTTTGTGCAGCCACAAATTTTCGCGAGCGGCAACCACTGAGGATACGGAGGCTAATCGCCGTGCCCTCGGAGATCGGTTCACGCGTACCAAGAGAGGCGGTGTCGTTTCGGTGCAGAAGTCGGAAAAGGGAGGGCATTATTACACTCATAAACTCACCCTTCAAAGACAGCCTCTTGTCTCGATAGTTATTCCGACTGCTGCAAAAATTATCGAGGATGAGGGACGCAGAATAGATCTGATCAAGAACTGCGTCGGACAGATCAGGCAAAAATCGACCTACAAGAACATCGAGCTTATCATTGTCGATAATGACGATCTGAGTTCAGAACGGGCTGCCGAAATTCGAGAACTCGAGGAATGCAGGTTCATTACCTACCGGAAGCCTAAGATCAATATCGCGAGTAAGTTGAACCTTGGGGCGTCAATCGCTAGGGGTGAATTCTTGCTGCTTCTCAATGATGACATCGAGCTGATCAATCCCGATTGGATTGAAAGAATGCTTGAGCATTTTGAGAAGCCTCATGTCGGTGTCGTTGGGGCCAAGCTGCTTTATTCAAATCGGACGGTGCAGCATGTCGGTGTCGTGCTCGCCAGAGGAAATCCCGATCATGTCAGCCGTTTCTCTAAGCGCACGGATGAAGGATACTTCTTCTCCGCAGTGGCTGCGCGGAATTTCCTGGCCGTAACCGGTGCGTGCATGATGACGCGACGCAGCGTGTATGAAAGCGTCGGTGGGTATACGGAAGATTTGGCGATAAGTTTTAATGACGTCGACTACTGCCTTAAGGTGGGAAAACTAGGTCTTTTCTCAGTATGTGCGCCACAAGCAGAATTATATCATTTGGAGTCGCGCTCGCGTAAGGCGGTTCTCAATCCAGATGAGTGGTTATATTTCCACACCCAATGGGCCGACACGATAACGATCGACCCATTCTATAATGAGTTCGGTCTTGCGATTAATCCGCCGACGTTCGTACCTGCTTCGAACAAGCGTTTCTTCTGAGGAGATGTGTAGATGCCTGCTTTGTCGAGCGTTGCGCTTTGCTGCCTCTTAGATGGAGCGGCCGACGACTGGGCGGAGTCTGCGTCTCGCTTTCTTCAGTCCTATCAGCAATTGTCGGCAGGGCGAGATCATACTTTTTATCTTTTGCTCTTCGGCTTTTTTGATGACGAGAAGCTACAGCGAGCAAGAAGCAAGTTTGGCGGCATTGCGCATGCGGAAATTATTGTTTCCGGGGACGGCACCGGTTTCAAAATATACCGTGAGGCTGTAGGCAAAGCTCCCGAAGACTTGCTCTGTTTTATCGGATCAGATTGTGAGATTCTCGGCGACCTTTGGCTGGCGAAGCTTGTCACCAATTTGGAAATGCCCGATGTCGGGCTCGTAGGCGTTGCCGGCTCGTACCGTTCGCGGATACCGCCGAGCTCTCACATTTTTCCCAACATTCATTTGTGTACCGATGTTTGGGCCATTCGCAGAGGTTTGCTTATCAATATTTTGCGCGATGGCGCTTTGGAAGGGACCCCCGATAGAGAAGCGTTAGAGAATGGTCCGGCGAATTTGACGGAACGAGTCACGGCGATTGGGAAAGAGGTTTTGGCGGTCGGGCGCAACGGTAGAGGGTATGGCCCGCGATGGTGGCCAAGAAGCGAAACTTACTATCGCGGTACCCAGTCGAATTTGCTGATTTCTACAAGACGTTCTCGCGCGTTCAATGCGATGCCTTGGAACGATAAGCTTCTTGCGGCCCAGGAAGTGTGGGGGGTCTATCTCGACGACAGCAGCATGAATTTGTTGCGATAGCTTTTGCCATCAGTTCTTTATGAAAATACCTAACTTAGCGACGACATCACCTAACTTCCGAATGCGACGGCGAACGATCCGCCGTTCCACGAGTTTTTCCCATAAGTCCAAATAGCATTTTTGATCTCTCGTTTTATGAGACGAGATGAGCTGGCTGCCGACTTGAAGTGTTTGAGCCCTCAAATTCTGCTTTTCGTCGGAAGAAAATCCGGCACGCGCCTTTTCTGGCCCCTTCGTTAGGCGCCGTATGAATATCGCCTGAGGACATCCGATGAATGTTCCTGCCAGAGCTGCATGGAGGAGAGCGAGGTGATCCCATCCCCAGAGAGACGGTGCATTTGCACTCGTCCAAGCTGCGGCCTCCTGCGCGAAATGCGTACGCCAGACGCCATAAAGCCAAGCCGGGTGCGCATCTGAAATTGCTTTATCTGATGGCACTGTGCCAGCCGCTATAGAGGTTATTCGATCTTCTCTATTCGGTTTGACAGTACGGCAATTGGGAATAGCCAGTATGGCGCCCGGCGCGGCTTTGAGCCCGTCTATTAGTGTTTCGAAGTAGCCGGGGGATGAAAGGTCATCGTAGGCGCGCCATGCAAAATAGGGTGTCTCGGCTTGTGCTACAGCGTCGGCGAAGTTTCGCAGTGCTCCGATATTTGCCGGTCGCTTTACAAGCCGAACGCGCGAATCCTTTTCACTCCAAGCCGTCGCGATTTCCGCGCTGCGATCGGTCGAAGCGTTGTCATACACGACGACGCATACCTTGATCAATCTGTCAGCCAAGCTGTTTGCCAGGGCCTCATCGAGAAACCTCTCACCATTATATACTGGGAGAGCGATGGTGAGTTCTGCCTGTTCAGTCACGATCGTAACCAACCTTGCTTGCGCCAAAACCACCAGCGATTGGCACGATCAAGAAAATGCGTACGCGAAGCATGTGCATCGGTTCCCCAGGCCTTCGCTGCCAATTTCTTTTTCTTGCGCAATGAAGCGATTGCGTAGGCGTATGTTCTGTTATCAGCAACCAGTAACTCTTGTTGCTGGTCGATGCGGAAAACTGGGATAGTGGGCCAGGCCTCCGGTTCTATTAAGCGACCTGAACGCGTAACAATTCCGCAGCCACCTCCGGCTTCTGCGATTTTGCGCATGATCGATTGGGGGCCAGCCTCGAAGCGCAGGCAGTCTGACCTTGTTTTTGCCGGTGGCTTCAGCGACAAGCAGAATTCCCTGCCCATCATTATTCCGTTGGTGCGAATGTGAGCGTTGGGGAAAGGGGTTGATTGATTGACAACTTCGAAACTGCCAGTTGCGCCAACCAAGCAGGGGGAGGTGAGTGAATCGTAACCCCTCTCGTAGATTTCCAGCCATCTGTCGCCGAGTAAGCGTGAATAAGAATTAAAGAAAAGGACTCTGGGCGTGTTTGCGAGCTTGGCCCCTTCGAGATAGGCATGGATATCATATCCATCGTCGGAAATTATATGACATTGGATTGATTGCACATCTTTTGGCGCAGCTGTGCGGAACTGCTCGATGTCTCTTGCTGTCGACTGTGAGAGCCCGCCCTTGGCAAGTATGATTAGGTCAAAAAAAGCGCCCGCGTTGTGCGCAGTAAGAGAATGTTTGAACGCACGGAACCATCGTGGATGATTGACGTGACGTAAGAGATAGAAAACGGTCGTACTCTTTGCCATCGACGGGGTGCTTCTAAAAGGGTGTATCGAATTTTAGGAGCTAAACAGCCGTTTGGTCTGAAACAGGATTTGAGAAATAAAATCTGTTTCCCGGGGCGCGTTTACGCACGGCAATTCTATTTCTCCAGTTTTCTTTTCGGAGGCATCGATGCCCCAAGTCATTTGGGAGACGATGTGCCGTTTACGCGGCTTCATCGCATCAAACGCTCGCGTTTGATTGTCTAGAAACAAAAGATTGCGCTGCGTGCCAAGTCGAAATGTTTCGCTGGTCTTCCAGGTGTCGAGATCGAACGTCTTTCCGTCTCTACCAACGATGAGGGCTCGTAATCCGTCGGTGAGTAATTTTTGTGTCAAACTATTTGGCCCGCTTTCAAATGCATAGGCAGCTGGTTTAGTTCGTGGGATATCATCCCCCAAGCATTTGAGAAAAAGGTGTCGGGCTACCAAGAATCCATTTGTGCGAATGTGAGGATTGGGGAAGGCGGGAAAGTCTTCGTACGGCGACTGCGTTCGGCTCCAGTAAACATCAAATTCATGGTCTAAGTTCGAGCTGTGGGCCTGCGCTTGCCCGGTCGGCTTCCCAATCAACGCATCTTTGATTTTCTGGAACCGCGATCGCCTGCTCTTCCGAAAGAGGTCCTTGCCCACGATCGGAGCCCATTTGAGACGAAACTGCTTGTCAAAGACGACGCCTTGGCCGCTCAGCCAAGCGATTTTGGAGACGATTTGAAAGCCGTCTTTCAGGCTCTCGAACGAACCCGTTCCGCCCGCAATTCCAACCCCCGGCTTGGCTATGGCGTCGCTTAGAAAACGTAGCCAGTTCGGCTCAGCGATTTCGGTATGCGTGTTAAAGAAACAGAGCATGGGATGCAACAACACCTCGGCAGCATGTGCATATGCTGTGATATCGATGCCATCATCGGCTATGGAAAGGTACCTTGTTGTCTTGGGGAAGTTTCCTGTCACATGGCTCGGCGGTTGGCTGCCTTCGGCGCTTGATTTCCAGATAACCACGAGGTCGTGCGGTTGGCCGCTTGAGTTCTTTGCATAAGACTCCGCGAATCTTTCGATAGATGCCCTTGGTTCGGCTTCTCTCGCCAGATAGATGACCGCAGTTTGATGACCCATCGGACTTGTCTTGGGTTAGGATTTTTATCGGCGGTTTTTTACCGATTACAATTTAGCCGTACAAGGGTTGTGTGCTAAACATACACTAGTACTGATTTGGCGCTGTTCTAAGTGTAACAGATTGTGTGGGACTGGCCGGCGCCAGGGGGCTTGGGACAGTTGAGGATTTTAGCTAAAAGAGTTTTGGGTCCATCTGGTTGAGGCCCAGAGCAGACGTAGGGCTGCTCTGACCTCATCAGCGAAGGGTTCCAGACCCACTTCGGCTGTGGCTTGCGGTCTTCGAGAGCATCGAAGCCGTCTGCTCGTATAGCGATTGAGCTGGGCGTAGAAGGTCGTCTTGGGGATGCCGATCTTGTCGAGCTTTCGTCCGACGGGCAGATGCGCGGTTTTGGCAATGCGGTGATTTTGAACTTCGGTGTCCTCCCTATCCGCGATCACGCTTTTTTGCAGTGGGGGTAAGCGTGATCTCGGCCAAGACCTCCTCGGGCCAGGGAGGGGCGCGGAGCAACTTGCCCTCATCGGAGGTCGATATCGCTCGAATGCAGTGCCATAATTGATAACAAAAAGAGATTCGCGGTTCTTAACATGAAACGCGTGAAATCATAATTGTGAGCGCGCAGCTTCGCCCACTAAATTTATTCTTACTCTCTTCCTATCTAAATAAGTCGAGAGAATCGCATTTGTTTGGCTGAAGTTCTGGTCGGTGGAGGGAGTATGAGTCGAGCGGCGGTGGGTTATCTCGCAAGGGCGGCTGAAGGGCCAAGCCCGATCAGGGCTTTTTTAGATTCATACAATCGCTTTTCAAGCGGTTATCCGCATAAGCTCTACATCATTGCCAAAGTGAAAACCAGTACTGATCAACTTTCGTGGTTGGTCGACTTATTGCGGTCCGTTCCTCACCAACTCATCCCCTATGACGACGATATCGGTCGGGATATCGCGGCTTATCTCAGTTCATCCAAGCAGATGGATGGAGATCTTCTTTGCTTGTTCAACACATTCAGCCTCATCAATGGATCGGATTGGCTTGCAAAGCTTGTGGCCGCGTACGGCAATCCGAATGTCGGTCTTGTTGGAACTTCCGGCTCATACGAAAGCCTATGGACCGACAGCATCATTCTCAACCGTCTCGATGTTCTCATGAACGAGGCGGCGTTTGATCGAGAGTTGATCACGAATTGGGCCCCCCTTCATAAATCTGCGGGAAAGTTATTGCGCAGGAGGTACAAACGCTTTCTTCGATTTTTTCAGGACCGCTATTATAAACTCCCGTCAGTCAAGGAGAGGCTCGCCAAATTTCCGCCGCCGTATAAAGAGGGAAATCCTTTAGAAAAGTTATTTCCGCCGTTTCCAAATCCGCATGTTCGCTCGAACGGATTTCTCTGCTCTAAAAGCTATTTTCTGAGTTTTCCCGACCCCGAGCCGCCGACCTCCAAGATGGGGGGGCTCATGTTCGAGAGTGGATATGGTGGTTTGTCTCACAAAGCGCGGATGGAGGGAAAACGGCTTCTAGTGGTTGATCGACGTGGCCAAACGTATGATATCGAAGATTGGGTGCAGTCTGCGACATTTCGTTTTGCGACGGCTGAAAATCTGCTGGTCACCGATAATTCCACAGCCCACTTCTATGCGCTTGCGCAGCCGACGCGCGATATTTTCGGCCAACTCACCTACGGTGGACATTTGCTCGGCGTTGAACTCGATCCTAATTTCACAAAAATCGCCATCTGACGGCTGGAACCGCGAAAATAGGTCATGGACAAAGGCTAAGTTTTCCAGATCACTGAATTTAATAAATTTCAACTCGCTCACTATTCTCTGCAAATTGTTT from Hyphomicrobium sp. MC1 harbors:
- a CDS encoding glycosyltransferase yields the protein MTEQAELTIALPVYNGERFLDEALANSLADRLIKVCVVVYDNASTDRSAEIATAWSEKDSRVRLVKRPANIGALRNFADAVAQAETPYFAWRAYDDLSSPGYFETLIDGLKAAPGAILAIPNCRTVKPNREDRITSIAAGTVPSDKAISDAHPAWLYGVWRTHFAQEAAAWTSANAPSLWGWDHLALLHAALAGTFIGCPQAIFIRRLTKGPEKARAGFSSDEKQNLRAQTLQVGSQLISSHKTRDQKCYLDLWEKLVERRIVRRRIRKLGDVVAKLGIFIKN
- the rfbC gene encoding dTDP-4-dehydrorhamnose 3,5-epimerase translates to MIFEETRISGVWRVSLERHEDARGYFARTFCADEFANHGLAANFEQHSVASNVKRGTLRGMHFQFPPNAEIKFVRCVRGAIYDVAIDLRPDSPTYRQWVSEILSADNGVGLYVAEGIAHGYQTLTDDADILYQITPKFRPGFGQGVRWNDPVFGVAWPISDPILSERDAQYPDYKL
- a CDS encoding glycosyltransferase gives rise to the protein MVETTASIQNVSGFAAAKAANGLRIHLDPLSDKRFRFVDRMPIKISGWAIDPRTSSAVKVRVHIGKRVHEAAAVARDDLPKDIVVDKSQKYGFEVVAKVPFGIHRLKVEFVDSAGRSVFEPSLLFIRTELKFLSKYRVSRRHRARVEEFFRDAELEEIRRHIAIMLVRPVFSIVVDARRSAKGLDATLRSLKEQLYQNLEVNLLTAADDNAVAETQGLHIKRLKTNDLEKLKGDFVIFIDSGTVLDRYATYEFASAINASPDLDLIYADESWGRGRRSESFIKPDWSPDYLETFNYIGSCACFRLSLARQCFKSGNAYHFVLRFTELTSKILHIPKILCSHKFSRAATTEDTEANRRALGDRFTRTKRGGVVSVQKSEKGGHYYTHKLTLQRQPLVSIVIPTAAKIIEDEGRRIDLIKNCVGQIRQKSTYKNIELIIVDNDDLSSERAAEIRELEECRFITYRKPKINIASKLNLGASIARGEFLLLLNDDIELINPDWIERMLEHFEKPHVGVVGAKLLYSNRTVQHVGVVLARGNPDHVSRFSKRTDEGYFFSAVAARNFLAVTGACMMTRRSVYESVGGYTEDLAISFNDVDYCLKVGKLGLFSVCAPQAELYHLESRSRKAVLNPDEWLYFHTQWADTITIDPFYNEFGLAINPPTFVPASNKRFF
- a CDS encoding NAD(P)-dependent oxidoreductase, with amino-acid sequence MRVLLTGATGFIGRQVLRSLVDDDIDVVVASRSHDQKSDRYRVEGVDLLDRRSVTDLISRTKPTHLLHLAWDVTPGQFWTSPNNILWTTATLELMRAFAEGDGRRAVFAGTCAEYTWDRPLLVETGPTEPATFYGEMKDVTRRGVCAIGKRFGIPTAWGRLFWLYGPHEAPGRLVSDVAAALLSGRPALCSDGLQKRDYLNVEDAGRAFVAALKSDWHGAFNIGSGRAVPVRDIILELSRELKREDLVRLGAKPSNPNDPPEITADVGVLRNAIGFSPRYSFEEGIRDTANWWRTNFRFAHG